CGCGCAGCTGCAATTCGCGGCTTGCACTTGGGAACCGGCGCTCGACTTCGCGGAAGCGGTCGGCCAGCAGGTCGATCTGCATGAGGTCGTCCAGATCGAGGAAGCCGGCGCGCAGCCCGTCGTCGATATCGTGATTGTCGTAGGCAATATCGTCGGACACCGCTGCCACTTGCGCTTCGAGGCTCGGCCAATTGCCGAGATCGAGCGTGAAGGCTTCGTCGAGCTCGTGAAGCGCCCAGCCCGGCGCGTTGATCGGCCCGTTGTGCTTGGCAAGCCCTTCGAGCAGGTCCCAGGTCAGGTTGATCCCGGGATGCCCGATATAGGGGCTTTCGAGGCGCATCAGCATCCGCAGCCCTTGCGCGTTGTGATCGAACCCGCCCCGCATCGCGAGCGCCTCTTCGAGCGCGGTCTCGCCCGCATGGCCGAACGGTGGGTGGCCGATGTCGTGCGCGAGGCACAGCGCTTCGGTCAGGTCTTCGTCGAGGCCGAGCGCGCGGGCGATGACGCGCCCGATTTGCGCCACCTCAAGGCTGTGGGTCAGGCGGGTGCGGTAATGATCGCCGTCCGGTGCGATGAACACTTGCGTCTTGGAGCGAAGCCGCCGGAACGCGATCGAATGGATGATCCGGTCGCGGTCGCGCTGGAATTCGCTACGCGGGCCGCGCGCACCTTCCCGGTTTTCCGGGAATTCACGGCCGCGCGGAGCGGCGGGGTCGGCGGCGTAACAGGCACGGGTCATGACAGGTCGATGCAGCCCTTAAGGGGCAGGAGCGCGCTCGTCCATTTTCGGCATCGTGGCAATCCACCGCTCGACCGCTTCCAGCCCCGCTTCATCGACGGTCTGCCTGCCAAGCTCGGGCATCGCCACCCCTGGTTCGGTACTGGCCATGCGGTGCACGAGGATCGACTGGTCGGGCCTGCCGGGGACGATGTCGTAGAGCAAGTCGCCGGCACCGCGTCCCGCGGCGACCGGGTGCTTGTAGATCCCGATCGACAGCGGATCGGTCTGTTCCCAGCGCAAATCGAGGCCAGAATTCGATGCGGTCGCGCCGGGCCGATGGCAATGCGCGCAGTTGGCTTCGAGATAGCCGCGCGCCGCCGCTTCGGCAGAGACCACCGCACGGTCTTCCCACAGCGGCACCGGATCGGAGACTTGCGGAACCTTGTCGAGCAGCCCCGCATCGTGGAACCGCGTGAGCCACGCGGTAGAGAGGTTGCGCGCCTTCGGGCCGATCGGCGTGACCTGTCCGTTGAGGCCGTGACATTCCTTGCACTGGTTCTTGTTGGGCACGCGGTAGTCGATCTGCTCACCTGCAGGCGTCGTCACCGGGACCCGCGCTCCTGCAACAGCAAGCCGCGCTTCGGTCTGCGCGTTGTTCCACAAGTATGGCAGCGCGAGCCAGCCGTCCGCCCGGTGAAGCAGCACGCGTGTCTCGACCAGCTGGCGCTTGCCGTCCTTTTCGAACGCGAATGTCTTGATCAACGCCGCACCGACCGGGAGATCGAGCAGGTTCTCGCCGTCGGCATGGGCCTGTTTTCCGTCAGGGATATAGACGAACCGCAGCTTCTCCGCCCCGTCGGACCACAGCGGCGTGTTAAGCCGATAAGGCGTGACCCGCGCCGCCGGAACTTGCGCTGGCGCATCGGCGAAGAAGCCGAAATCGGCCAGTTGGCGCGGCAGGCCGGGATCGAGGATAGCGGCATCGTTGACCTGCGCGTGCTGCGGCGAAGCGGCGATCGCCCCCGCAGCAGTCACCAATGCGAGCCCGAGGATTGCGTGGCGGATCACGTAGCGAGCCGTGCCTCCAGCGAAGCCGGAGCGCCGATATCGCCCATGTCGACCGGGTTGTCGGCGGAAGGCACATTCAGCGGGCCGGGGTTGGCATCGGCCACCGACTGGCCCTGCTTCGTGAGGTTGAGCGACCAGCCGGGCGTGCCCGCCGCCGCATAGAGCGCAGGCGTGTTCGCATCCTGTGTCAGCCCGTCCCACAGTAGCGTCGGCAGTTTTCCGCCGAACGCTTGCACCACCGGAGCAATACCCGGCAGGTCGGGATCCTTGCCGTTTCCGTGCGCCAGGTTCGGCCCGATCACGACGTCGCGCGGATACGGGTTGTACCGCGGATCGTCGAACGGCTTGGTGTAGGTCACCACGACGATCCCTGCAGTAGGGTTGTCGGCGATCATGTTGTTTGCGACCCACACCTTCTCGTTCGCCATCACCATGATCCCGGTGCCGCGCGGCACCCCGCCAACAATGTTGCCCTTGGGTGCGAAGTTGGCTGTGGTATTGCTGCTGACGAGGTTCTCGCGCACCACGACATTGCCGCCGCCCATCTTCGGCAGGTTCGGCAGGTCGAACACCAGTATCCCCCCGGTGTTTCCGGTCGCGAGGTTGCGCTCGACAATCGCGTCACGGCTGTTCTCGATTTCGATTCCGGCGACGTTCTCGCGCGCGATCGAATTGCGCACGGTGATCTTCTCCGACTGGCCGACGTAGATCCCCGCATCCGACGCGCCCGACACTTCGCACCCTTCGATCAGCACACCGGTGCTTTCGACCGGGTAGATCCCGTAAGCGCCGTTGGTCGATTTCGGCCCGTCGGTCCACGTCACCCGGACCCGCTGGTAGACGATCCCGTCGGCATCCTTGGACTTGATCCCGTCGCCCTGGGGGTTCTCGATCGCGAAATCGCGCAAGGTCACGTTGTCCGACGTGACCAGCAGCCCTTCGCCCGCACCCTTCTGGCCGGTGAAGTCGAGCACCGTGGCGTTCATCCCCGCGCCGCGCACCGTCACCCCGTCGACGTCGAGGCTCAGACCATCCTCGAGCTCGAACCGGCCCGGGCCGAGCACAACCTCGTCGCCCGGTTCGCTCATTATAAGCGCCTCCTGCAATCGTTCGGCCGCGCCGTCCCCGGCGGCGACCTCGTGCGTAGCGGCATAGGCGGGGCTCGCGGCGCACAGCGCCAGCGCGGTCATACAGGTCATCCTCATGGCGGAGATGCTGCTACTTACACTCGTGCAAGTCAATCACGCGCGGTGCAATAGATTGCGCTTGTGCGACTCACCGAGCGAGCGCAGATTCTCCTTCCCAACATAGAGTGGAGCATTGTGAAATGATGCATGCGAAGCTTGTTTGCGCAGCCCTCGTGCTGGCCGTAGTGGCAACACCTGCCATGGCCGAAGACTGGGATTTCAGCCTCGGCAACCACACCGGCAAGACGGTCGTGAAGATCGAGGTTTCCCAGGCGGGCAAGAATCAGTGGACCGACCAAAAGGGTGCCGACACCCGGCAGACGCTTGTCGAAAACGGCAACGACTGGACTGTCCACTTCGACAAGCCGGACAACGTTTGCAAGTTCGACTTTCGGCTGACCTACAAGGACAACAGCACCGAAGTGTACGGCGGGATCGACGTATGCAACGATGCCTGGGCGGACCTGTCGTACAAGGACGGCAAGCCGGTCATCACCGGCGAGGACGACTGACCGCGCTTACTGGCACCGAGGAAGGCAGGGCGCCTCAGTCGAGCGCCTTGACGATCTCCTCGACCATCTTCTTGGCGTCGCTGAGCAGCATCATCGTCTGGTCCATGTAGAATACGTCGTTGTCGACGCCGGCATAGCCCACGCCGCCCATGCTGCGTTTGATGAAGAACACCTGCTTGGCCTTGTCGACGTCGAACACCGGCATGCCATAGATCGGCGAGCTCTTGTCGGTCTTGGCCGCCGGATTGACCACGTCGTTCGCGCCGATGATGAAGGCAACGTCGCACTGGGCGAACTCGGAGTTGATGTCTTCCAGTTCGAACACTTCGTCGTACGGCACGTTGGCTTCGGCCAGCAGCACGTTCATGTGCCCCGGCATGCGCCCCGCGACCGGGTGGATCGCGTACTTCACCTCGACACCCTTCTCCTTGAGGATGTCGGCCATCTCGCGCAGTGCGTGCTGCGCCTGCGCCACCGCCATGCCGTATCCGGGGATGATGATGACCTTCTCGGCCTGTTCGAGCATGTAGGCCGCGTCTTCCGCGCTGCCGGTCTTGTAGGGGCGCTGTTCGCCGCCACCGCCGCCGGACGACGAGGCGTCGGCCCCGAACCCGCCCGCGATGACCGAGATGAAGCTGCGGTTCATCGCGCGGCACATGATGTAGCTGAGGATTGCGCCCGAGGAGCCGACCAGCGCGCCGGTGATGATCATCGCGGTGTTGTGCAGCGTGAAGCCCATCGCTGCTGCCGCCCAGCCCGAGTACGAGTTGAGCATCGATACCACGACCGGCATGTCGGCCCCGCCGATCGGGATGATGAGCAGGAAGCCGATAATGAATGCAAGCGCGGTGATCACGCCGATCACCCACAGGCCCTGGTCCTGCGTGAAATACGCCACCAGCCCGAGGATCGCCGCCACCGTGCCGAGGTTGATCACATGCCGCGCGGGGAGGATGATCGGCGCGCCGCTCATCTTCCCCGCAAGCTTGAGGAACGCGATGACCGAACCGGAGAAGGTGATCGCACCGATGGCAATGCCGAGGCCCATTTCCACCCGGCTCTGCGGTTCGATCATGCCTTCAAGGCCGGTAATTCCGAATGCCGAGGGGTTGAGGTAGGCCGCCCAGCCGACCAGCACCGCGGCCATGCCCACAAGCGAGTGGAATGCAGCAACCAGCTGCGGCATGTCGGTCATCTTGATTCGCCGGGCGATGAACCAGCCAATCGAACCGCCGATGGCGATGGCGGCGAGAATTTCGAGTGCGGTCGTATAGTCGGGAACGAACGCGAAGGTTTCGTTCGATCCAGGCTGCGAACCCGGAAGCGACGGGCCGACACCGGAATACAGACCTCCGGGAAAATGCACCACCAGCGTCGTCACCACCGCGATGGTCATGCCAATCATGCCATAGCGGTTGCCCGCGCGGCTC
Above is a window of Tsuneonella mangrovi DNA encoding:
- a CDS encoding NAD(P)(+) transhydrogenase (Re/Si-specific) subunit beta produces the protein MIEHAAPPAWALLAYLASGVLFILALRGLSSPASSRAGNRYGMIGMTIAVVTTLVVHFPGGLYSGVGPSLPGSQPGSNETFAFVPDYTTALEILAAIAIGGSIGWFIARRIKMTDMPQLVAAFHSLVGMAAVLVGWAAYLNPSAFGITGLEGMIEPQSRVEMGLGIAIGAITFSGSVIAFLKLAGKMSGAPIILPARHVINLGTVAAILGLVAYFTQDQGLWVIGVITALAFIIGFLLIIPIGGADMPVVVSMLNSYSGWAAAAMGFTLHNTAMIITGALVGSSGAILSYIMCRAMNRSFISVIAGGFGADASSSGGGGGEQRPYKTGSAEDAAYMLEQAEKVIIIPGYGMAVAQAQHALREMADILKEKGVEVKYAIHPVAGRMPGHMNVLLAEANVPYDEVFELEDINSEFAQCDVAFIIGANDVVNPAAKTDKSSPIYGMPVFDVDKAKQVFFIKRSMGGVGYAGVDNDVFYMDQTMMLLSDAKKMVEEIVKALD
- a CDS encoding parallel beta-helix domain-containing protein gives rise to the protein MRMTCMTALALCAASPAYAATHEVAAGDGAAERLQEALIMSEPGDEVVLGPGRFELEDGLSLDVDGVTVRGAGMNATVLDFTGQKGAGEGLLVTSDNVTLRDFAIENPQGDGIKSKDADGIVYQRVRVTWTDGPKSTNGAYGIYPVESTGVLIEGCEVSGASDAGIYVGQSEKITVRNSIARENVAGIEIENSRDAIVERNLATGNTGGILVFDLPNLPKMGGGNVVVRENLVSSNTTANFAPKGNIVGGVPRGTGIMVMANEKVWVANNMIADNPTAGIVVVTYTKPFDDPRYNPYPRDVVIGPNLAHGNGKDPDLPGIAPVVQAFGGKLPTLLWDGLTQDANTPALYAAAGTPGWSLNLTKQGQSVADANPGPLNVPSADNPVDMGDIGAPASLEARLAT
- a CDS encoding deoxyguanosinetriphosphate triphosphohydrolase yields the protein MTRACYAADPAAPRGREFPENREGARGPRSEFQRDRDRIIHSIAFRRLRSKTQVFIAPDGDHYRTRLTHSLEVAQIGRVIARALGLDEDLTEALCLAHDIGHPPFGHAGETALEEALAMRGGFDHNAQGLRMLMRLESPYIGHPGINLTWDLLEGLAKHNGPINAPGWALHELDEAFTLDLGNWPSLEAQVAAVSDDIAYDNHDIDDGLRAGFLDLDDLMQIDLLADRFREVERRFPSASRELQLRELVRSQIGAMVNDVIEHTRANVADVASVTEVREHSGRLAGFSPEMTTAERGLKRFMYDKLYYHPDQISAAEKARDVVGRLFAAYSQDANQLPRDWQAILPESEPNRSRKLADFIAGMTDRFAIDQCARIYGKVPDGLRNV
- a CDS encoding SO2930 family diheme c-type cytochrome; the protein is MIRHAILGLALVTAAGAIAASPQHAQVNDAAILDPGLPRQLADFGFFADAPAQVPAARVTPYRLNTPLWSDGAEKLRFVYIPDGKQAHADGENLLDLPVGAALIKTFAFEKDGKRQLVETRVLLHRADGWLALPYLWNNAQTEARLAVAGARVPVTTPAGEQIDYRVPNKNQCKECHGLNGQVTPIGPKARNLSTAWLTRFHDAGLLDKVPQVSDPVPLWEDRAVVSAEAAARGYLEANCAHCHRPGATASNSGLDLRWEQTDPLSIGIYKHPVAAGRGAGDLLYDIVPGRPDQSILVHRMASTEPGVAMPELGRQTVDEAGLEAVERWIATMPKMDERAPAP